One genomic segment of Pseudomonas fortuita includes these proteins:
- the fabG gene encoding 3-oxoacyl-ACP reductase FabG has translation MSLQGKVALVTGASRGIGQAIALELGRQGATVIGTATSASGAERIAATLKEHGITGTGMELNVTSAESVETVLGAIAEQFGAPAILVNNAGITRDNLMLRMKDDEWFDVIDTNLNSLYRLSKGVLRGMTKARWGRIISIGSVVGAMGNAGQANYAAAKAGLEGFSRALAREVGSRGITVNSVTPGFIDTDMTRELPEAQREALQTQIPLGRLGQADEIAKVVSFLASDGAAYVTGATVPVNGGMYM, from the coding sequence ATGAGCCTGCAAGGTAAAGTTGCACTGGTCACCGGCGCCAGCCGTGGCATTGGCCAGGCCATCGCCCTCGAGCTGGGCCGCCAGGGCGCGACCGTGATCGGTACCGCCACTTCGGCCTCCGGCGCCGAGCGTATTGCTGCCACCCTGAAAGAGCACGGTATCACCGGCACCGGCATGGAACTGAACGTGACCAGCGCCGAATCCGTTGAAACTGTTTTGGGTGCAATCGCCGAGCAGTTTGGCGCGCCGGCCATCCTGGTCAACAACGCCGGTATCACCCGCGACAACCTCATGCTGCGCATGAAGGACGACGAATGGTTCGACGTGATCGACACCAACCTGAACAGCCTCTACCGTCTGTCCAAGGGCGTGCTGCGTGGCATGACCAAGGCACGTTGGGGTCGTATCATCAGCATCGGCTCGGTCGTCGGTGCCATGGGTAACGCGGGCCAGGCCAACTACGCCGCCGCCAAGGCTGGCCTGGAAGGCTTCAGCCGCGCCCTGGCGCGTGAAGTGGGCTCGCGTGGCATCACCGTAAACTCGGTGACTCCGGGCTTCATCGACACCGACATGACCCGCGAGCTGCCAGAAGCGCAGCGTGAAGCCCTGCAAACCCAGATTCCGCTGGGCCGCCTGGGCCAGGCCGACGAAATCGCCAAGGTGGTGTCGTTCCTGGCGTCCGACGGTGCAGCCTACGTGACCGGCGCTACCGTGCCGGTCAACGGCGGGATGTACATGTAA
- the pabC gene encoding aminodeoxychorismate lyase, with protein sequence MQSWVDGQPAVAVNLQNRGLAYGDGLFETIAVRGGQPRLLEGHLARLALGCQRLALSADLVLVRDELLRYASQLGDGVAKLILTRGDSQRGYAPVAGAAPRRILQGSPLPGYPVEHAEQGVRLFLCQTRLGEQPLLAGLKHLNRLEQVLARAEWQDSDHAEGLMRDGQGRLIEGVYSNLFLVRDGVLFTADLSRCGVAGVMRAALLEQAALLGIPAQVCDLPFDALEQADEVFVCNSVYGIWPVRGVAALNWSPGPLTRKLQAVARTLLET encoded by the coding sequence ATGCAGAGCTGGGTCGATGGCCAGCCTGCGGTTGCAGTCAACCTGCAGAACCGCGGCCTGGCCTACGGCGATGGGCTGTTTGAAACCATCGCTGTGCGTGGTGGCCAGCCCCGCTTGCTGGAAGGCCACCTTGCACGCCTGGCGCTGGGTTGCCAGCGCCTGGCGCTCAGCGCCGACCTGGTGCTGGTGCGCGACGAACTCCTGCGCTATGCCAGCCAGCTCGGTGACGGTGTAGCCAAACTCATCCTTACCCGTGGTGACAGCCAGCGTGGCTATGCGCCGGTTGCCGGTGCTGCGCCGCGGCGAATTCTGCAGGGCAGCCCGTTACCCGGCTATCCTGTCGAGCATGCCGAGCAGGGCGTGCGCTTGTTCCTGTGCCAGACCCGGCTTGGGGAACAACCGCTGCTGGCCGGCCTCAAACACCTCAACCGCCTGGAGCAGGTGCTGGCCCGTGCCGAATGGCAGGACAGCGACCATGCCGAAGGCCTGATGCGTGACGGGCAGGGCAGGCTGATCGAAGGGGTGTACAGCAATCTGTTCCTGGTGCGCGATGGCGTGCTGTTCACTGCCGACCTCAGCCGTTGTGGTGTGGCCGGGGTGATGCGTGCGGCACTGCTGGAACAGGCCGCGCTGCTGGGCATTCCGGCGCAGGTATGTGACCTGCCGTTCGACGCGTTGGAGCAGGCAGATGAAGTATTTGTTTGCAATAGCGTTTACGGCATCTGGCCCGTGCGAGGCGTAGCCGCGCTAAACTGGTCGCCTGGCCCGCTCACCCGTAAACTGCAGGCCGTTGCCCGTACGTTACTGGAAACCTGA
- a CDS encoding DNA polymerase III subunit delta' — MADAYPWQQAIWQQLAGRSQHAHAYLLHGPQGIGKRAMAERLMARLLCQQPQGLDACGGCKACMLLKAGSHPDNFVLEPEEADKPIKVDQVRELVAFVVQTAQLGGRKVVLIEPVEAMNVNASNALLKSLEEPSGDTVLLLVTHQPSRLLPTIKSRCQQVACPQPSLAQSQAWLAGALPDSDEAERDELLTLAAGSPLMAVSLQAQGVREQRALVTDGVKKLIKQQQSPSQLADAWNGVPLLLLFDWFCDWSHLILRYQLTQDEEGLGLADMRKVVQYLAQKSRQAKVLEVQAWILEQRQKVLGKANLNRALLLESLLAHWLQLPGTR; from the coding sequence GTGGCTGACGCCTACCCCTGGCAGCAGGCTATTTGGCAGCAGCTGGCCGGCCGCAGCCAGCACGCGCACGCCTACCTGCTGCACGGGCCGCAGGGTATCGGCAAGCGGGCCATGGCCGAACGCCTGATGGCCCGCCTGCTGTGCCAGCAGCCCCAAGGGCTGGATGCCTGCGGCGGGTGCAAGGCCTGCATGTTGCTCAAGGCCGGCAGCCACCCGGACAATTTTGTGCTTGAGCCTGAAGAGGCCGACAAACCGATCAAGGTCGACCAAGTGCGCGAGCTGGTGGCGTTCGTGGTGCAAACTGCGCAATTGGGTGGGCGCAAGGTGGTGCTGATCGAGCCTGTCGAGGCGATGAACGTCAACGCCTCCAACGCGCTGCTCAAAAGCCTCGAAGAGCCATCTGGCGACACGGTGCTGCTGCTGGTCACGCACCAGCCCAGCCGCTTGTTGCCGACTATCAAGAGCCGCTGCCAGCAGGTGGCGTGCCCGCAGCCAAGCCTGGCCCAGAGCCAGGCCTGGCTGGCGGGTGCGTTGCCTGACAGTGACGAGGCCGAGCGTGACGAGCTACTGACGCTGGCTGCCGGTTCGCCATTGATGGCGGTCAGCCTGCAGGCACAAGGTGTGCGCGAGCAACGTGCGCTGGTTACTGACGGGGTGAAGAAGCTGATCAAGCAGCAGCAATCGCCCAGCCAGTTGGCCGATGCCTGGAACGGCGTGCCACTGCTGTTGCTGTTCGACTGGTTCTGCGATTGGTCGCATCTGATCCTGCGCTACCAGTTGACCCAGGACGAGGAGGGATTAGGCTTGGCTGATATGCGAAAGGTGGTGCAATACCTGGCGCAGAAGAGCCGCCAGGCCAAGGTGCTGGAGGTGCAGGCCTGGATCCTGGAGCAGCGTCAGAAGGTGCTGGGCAAGGCCAACCTCAACCGCGCCCTGCTGCTCGAATCGCTGCTGGCTCACTGGCTGCAACTGCCCGGTACCCGCTGA
- a CDS encoding GTP 3',8-cyclase MoaA, whose product MIVDRQGRRFRNLRVSLTAACNYACTYCVPDGKRLVAAQDELSADALARGVAYLIEAAGIERLRITGGEPLVSPRLDAFLAAVAKLDLDDISLTTNGQLLARKLPQLQAAGIRRLNVSLDTLDPQAFRRIARGGDLASVLAGMEQATALGMRIKVNMVPMRGHNLDQVLPLLDYCLERGFELRFIELMRMGHLAREHNAFVQQFVGLDQLLALIGGKYAYVQVDAPLDATALRYEIPGIGHFGIIANESVPFCRTCSRLRLSSTGWLHGCLSSSNRHFVGDLLEKPRHQALPALQRLLVKALADKQDLAFSGDVMVMKVIGG is encoded by the coding sequence ATGATTGTCGATCGTCAAGGCAGGCGCTTTCGCAACCTGCGTGTCAGCCTGACGGCTGCTTGCAATTATGCCTGCACCTACTGCGTGCCCGACGGCAAACGCCTGGTGGCGGCGCAAGACGAGCTCTCGGCAGATGCCCTGGCCCGCGGCGTGGCTTACCTGATCGAAGCGGCGGGTATCGAGCGCCTACGCATCACAGGGGGTGAGCCGCTGGTCAGCCCGCGCCTGGATGCCTTTCTGGCCGCAGTGGCCAAGCTCGACCTCGACGATATCTCGCTGACCACCAATGGCCAGCTGTTGGCACGCAAGCTGCCCCAGCTGCAAGCGGCGGGTATCCGACGCCTGAATGTTTCCCTCGACACTCTCGATCCCCAGGCCTTCCGCCGCATTGCCCGGGGCGGCGACCTGGCCAGTGTGCTGGCGGGTATGGAGCAGGCCACTGCGCTGGGCATGCGAATCAAGGTGAACATGGTGCCAATGCGCGGGCACAACCTCGACCAGGTATTGCCGCTGCTGGATTACTGCCTGGAGCGCGGCTTCGAGTTGCGCTTCATAGAACTCATGCGCATGGGCCACCTGGCCCGTGAGCACAATGCCTTTGTGCAGCAGTTCGTCGGGCTCGACCAGTTGCTGGCGCTGATCGGCGGCAAGTATGCCTATGTCCAGGTCGATGCGCCGCTGGACGCTACAGCCCTGCGCTATGAAATCCCGGGCATTGGCCACTTCGGCATCATCGCCAACGAGAGCGTGCCGTTTTGCCGTACCTGCTCGCGCTTGCGCCTGTCCTCCACGGGCTGGTTGCATGGCTGCCTGTCTTCGAGCAATCGCCACTTCGTCGGTGACCTGCTGGAAAAGCCGCGTCATCAGGCCCTTCCGGCCCTGCAGCGCCTGTTGGTCAAGGCGCTGGCAGACAAGCAGGACCTGGCGTTTTCCGGTGATGTGATGGTGATGAAGGTGATTGGCGGCTGA
- the fabD gene encoding ACP S-malonyltransferase, with translation MSASLAFVFPGQGSQSLGMLKELGAEKPVIVETFKEASDALGYDLWKLVQEGPEEQLNQTDKTQPAILTASIALWRLWLEEGGATPAFVSGHSLGEYSALVAAGSLSLKDAVRLVERRGQLMQEAVPAGHGAMAAILGLDDAVVVEICGRAAEDEVVSAVNFNSPGQVVIAGNKAAVDRAMELCKEAGAKRALPLAVSVPSHCALMKPAAERFAENVNAIEWKAPQIPVVQNVTAAIAPDLDALKHDLLAQLYQPVRWVECVQTLAANGAVNLVECGPGKVLAGLNKRCADGVTTYNLNTPDAVAATRAALA, from the coding sequence ATGTCTGCATCCCTCGCATTCGTCTTCCCCGGTCAAGGTTCCCAGTCCCTGGGCATGCTCAAGGAACTGGGCGCCGAAAAGCCGGTGATCGTTGAGACCTTCAAGGAGGCCTCCGACGCTCTGGGTTACGACCTGTGGAAGCTGGTCCAGGAAGGCCCGGAAGAACAACTCAATCAAACCGACAAGACTCAGCCTGCGATCCTCACCGCTTCCATCGCGCTGTGGCGCCTGTGGCTGGAGGAGGGCGGCGCCACGCCGGCTTTCGTTTCTGGTCACAGCCTGGGTGAATACAGCGCCCTGGTTGCCGCAGGCAGCCTGTCGCTGAAAGATGCCGTGCGCTTGGTCGAGCGTCGCGGCCAGCTGATGCAGGAAGCCGTCCCGGCCGGCCATGGCGCCATGGCCGCAATCCTCGGCCTGGATGACGCCGTGGTGGTCGAGATCTGTGGTAGGGCGGCCGAAGACGAAGTGGTTAGCGCGGTGAACTTCAACTCGCCGGGCCAGGTTGTGATTGCTGGCAACAAGGCTGCGGTGGACCGTGCCATGGAGCTGTGCAAAGAGGCTGGTGCCAAGCGCGCCCTGCCACTGGCGGTCAGCGTACCGTCGCACTGTGCCCTGATGAAGCCGGCCGCCGAGCGTTTCGCCGAGAACGTGAACGCCATCGAATGGAAGGCGCCACAAATTCCGGTGGTGCAGAACGTCACCGCTGCCATTGCCCCTGACCTCGATGCCCTCAAGCATGACCTGCTGGCACAGCTGTACCAGCCTGTGCGTTGGGTCGAGTGCGTGCAGACCCTGGCTGCCAACGGTGCGGTCAACCTGGTCGAGTGCGGCCCGGGCAAGGTCCTGGCTGGCCTGAACAAGCGTTGCGCCGACGGCGTGACCACCTACAACCTCAATACCCCTGACGCCGTTGCCGCCACCCGCGCGGCACTGGCCTGA
- the mltG gene encoding endolytic transglycosylase MltG yields the protein MRRKFLLLLEMGLIIAGLALGWSAWKVNSVLEQPLHVTQERLLDVPNGTNPNRMFYRMEQEGLLDDAVWLRLYWRFNMAGTALHTGEYRLTPGMTVEQLFDAWRRADVVQYNLTLVEGWTFRQVRSAVAKHEKIKHTLDGLSDSEVMDKLGHTGVFPEGRFFPDTYRFVRGMSDVELLQQAYMRLDEVLAKEWAERTTDLPYRDPYQALIMASLVEKETGIPQERGQIAGVFVRRLRLGMMLQTDPTVIYGMGERYNGKITRADLREPTPYNTYTMTGLPPTPIAMVGREAIHAALNPSDGTSLYFVARGDGSHVFSDDLDDHNSAVREFQLKRRAGYRSSPAPQQEAQPGTDDAQPQVPATDEPAAQPSPEAPPAQDAPAGGAQAAERPTPDEQH from the coding sequence GTGAGACGTAAATTCCTGCTACTGCTGGAAATGGGCCTGATCATTGCCGGGTTGGCGCTTGGCTGGTCGGCCTGGAAGGTCAACTCGGTCCTTGAGCAGCCCTTGCACGTGACGCAGGAGCGCCTGCTCGACGTGCCCAATGGCACCAACCCAAACCGCATGTTCTATCGCATGGAGCAAGAAGGTTTGCTGGACGACGCCGTCTGGTTGCGCTTGTACTGGCGCTTCAACATGGCAGGCACTGCCCTGCACACAGGCGAGTATCGCCTTACCCCAGGCATGACGGTCGAACAGTTGTTCGACGCCTGGCGCCGGGCCGACGTGGTGCAATACAACCTCACCCTGGTGGAAGGCTGGACCTTCCGTCAGGTACGCTCGGCCGTGGCCAAGCATGAAAAAATCAAGCATACCCTGGACGGCCTGTCGGATTCCGAGGTGATGGACAAGCTCGGCCATACCGGTGTGTTCCCGGAAGGGCGCTTTTTCCCGGACACCTACCGCTTTGTACGTGGCATGAGCGATGTCGAGCTGCTGCAGCAGGCCTACATGCGCCTGGACGAAGTGCTGGCAAAGGAATGGGCCGAGCGCACCACCGACCTGCCGTATCGCGATCCGTACCAGGCGTTGATCATGGCGTCGCTGGTGGAAAAGGAAACCGGTATCCCCCAGGAGCGTGGGCAGATTGCCGGTGTATTTGTGCGGCGCCTGCGCCTGGGCATGATGCTGCAGACCGATCCGACGGTGATCTACGGCATGGGTGAGCGGTACAACGGCAAGATTACCCGCGCCGATCTGCGCGAACCGACACCCTACAACACCTATACCATGACGGGGTTGCCGCCCACGCCGATTGCCATGGTCGGCCGTGAAGCGATTCACGCGGCGCTCAACCCTTCCGATGGCACCAGCTTGTACTTCGTCGCCCGCGGCGATGGCAGCCATGTGTTCTCCGACGACCTCGACGACCATAACTCGGCGGTGCGTGAGTTCCAGCTCAAGCGACGTGCAGGCTACCGCTCCAGCCCCGCACCGCAGCAAGAGGCACAGCCGGGTACTGACGACGCCCAGCCCCAGGTGCCTGCAACTGACGAGCCGGCTGCGCAGCCATCACCCGAAGCGCCGCCTGCGCAGGATGCCCCTGCGGGTGGCGCGCAAGCGGCCGAACGGCCGACGCCTGACGAACAACATTAA
- the fabF gene encoding beta-ketoacyl-ACP synthase II — protein sequence MSRRRVVVTGMGMLSPLGTDVPSTWQGILAGRSGIGPIEHTDLSAYSTRFGGSVKGFEVEQYLSAKEARKLDLFIQYGLAAGFQAVRNAGLEVTDANRERIGVAMGSGIGGLTNIEETSRTLHDSGPRRISPFFVPGSIINMISGFLSIHLGLQGPNYAIATACTTGTHCIGMAARNIAYGEADVMIAGGAEMAACGLGMGGFGASRALSTRNDEPSRASRPWDKGRDGFVLSDGAGALVLEELEHAKARGATIYAELVGFGMSGDAYHMTSPPDTGEGAARCMANALRDAGIQPEEVSYINAHGTSTPAGDVAEVAAIKRVFGEHAYKLAVSSTKSMTGHLLGAAGAVEAIFSVLAINSQMAPPTINLDEPDEGCDLDFVPHQARSMPIDVVLSNSFGFGGTNGSLVFRRFAG from the coding sequence GTGTCGCGTAGACGCGTCGTGGTCACCGGTATGGGTATGCTGTCGCCACTGGGTACCGATGTACCGAGCACCTGGCAGGGCATTCTGGCTGGCCGCAGTGGCATTGGTCCGATCGAACACACGGACCTGTCTGCTTACTCCACCCGTTTTGGCGGCTCGGTGAAAGGCTTCGAGGTTGAGCAATACCTGTCGGCCAAAGAGGCCCGCAAGCTTGACCTGTTCATCCAGTACGGCCTGGCGGCCGGTTTCCAGGCGGTGCGAAATGCCGGCCTGGAGGTTACCGACGCCAACCGTGAGCGCATTGGCGTGGCCATGGGCTCGGGAATCGGCGGCCTGACCAATATCGAGGAAACCAGCCGTACGCTGCACGATTCGGGGCCGCGTCGCATTTCCCCGTTCTTTGTGCCGGGCTCGATCATCAACATGATCTCCGGGTTCCTGTCGATCCACCTGGGCCTGCAGGGGCCGAACTACGCCATTGCCACCGCCTGCACCACCGGCACCCATTGCATCGGCATGGCAGCGCGCAATATCGCCTACGGTGAAGCTGACGTGATGATTGCAGGTGGCGCAGAGATGGCTGCCTGTGGCCTGGGCATGGGCGGTTTCGGTGCCTCCCGTGCGCTGTCCACCCGCAACGACGAGCCAAGTCGGGCCAGCCGCCCGTGGGACAAGGGCCGTGACGGCTTTGTATTGTCCGACGGTGCCGGTGCCCTGGTACTCGAAGAGCTGGAACACGCCAAGGCCCGTGGTGCGACCATCTATGCCGAGCTGGTTGGCTTTGGCATGAGCGGCGACGCCTACCACATGACTTCGCCACCCGACACCGGCGAGGGTGCTGCCCGCTGCATGGCCAACGCCTTGCGCGATGCCGGTATCCAGCCGGAAGAGGTCAGCTACATCAACGCCCACGGTACCTCGACCCCTGCGGGCGACGTGGCCGAAGTGGCCGCGATCAAGCGCGTATTCGGTGAACATGCCTACAAGCTGGCTGTCAGTTCGACCAAGTCGATGACCGGCCACCTGCTGGGCGCCGCAGGCGCGGTGGAAGCGATCTTCAGTGTGCTGGCGATCAACAGCCAGATGGCCCCGCCCACCATCAACCTGGACGAACCGGACGAAGGTTGCGACCTCGACTTCGTGCCGCACCAGGCGCGCAGCATGCCGATCGACGTGGTGCTGTCCAACTCGTTCGGCTTCGGTGGCACCAACGGCTCGCTGGTGTTCCGCCGGTTCGCCGGTTGA
- a CDS encoding DUF4823 domain-containing protein, which produces MRSLVLLLALMALGGCMNVSDMGEGVRYHMSDAGLLDHSDTRRTLSIRLQPDSFIFIGQGAFVPPGKGPVPRQNAVADEAFKSFVEYFPLVRRAQGPLGLEDAIAQARSVGADYVLYTRFARTDDRIGNGDEWYDEQAVDRLGWDTGVVQMMLIETNTRYLIDTARIKSRGGLLTFHDNTPEDLLGAPMREYARSLLGMSE; this is translated from the coding sequence ATGCGTAGCCTGGTCTTGCTGCTGGCGCTGATGGCGCTGGGCGGCTGCATGAATGTCAGCGATATGGGCGAAGGCGTCCGCTATCACATGAGCGATGCCGGTCTGCTGGACCACAGCGATACCCGGCGTACCCTGTCGATCCGCCTGCAGCCCGATTCGTTCATTTTCATCGGCCAGGGCGCATTCGTGCCGCCGGGCAAGGGGCCGGTGCCACGGCAGAATGCGGTGGCTGACGAGGCGTTCAAGAGCTTTGTCGAGTATTTCCCGTTGGTGCGCCGCGCCCAAGGCCCATTGGGCCTGGAAGACGCCATTGCCCAGGCACGCTCGGTGGGTGCCGACTACGTCCTGTACACCCGCTTCGCCCGTACCGACGACCGCATCGGCAATGGCGATGAGTGGTATGACGAACAGGCCGTCGACCGGCTGGGGTGGGACACTGGCGTGGTGCAGATGATGTTGATCGAAACCAATACCCGCTACCTGATCGACACCGCACGCATCAAGAGCCGTGGCGGTTTGTTGACGTTCCACGACAACACCCCGGAGGATTTGCTTGGTGCGCCGATGCGCGAGTACGCTCGTAGCCTTCTGGGTATGAGCGAATGA
- the acpP gene encoding acyl carrier protein, translating to MSTIEERVKKIVAEQLGVKEEEVTNEKSFVDDLGADSLDTVELVMALEEEFETEIPDEEAEKITTVQAAIDYVNSHKA from the coding sequence ATGAGCACCATCGAAGAACGCGTCAAGAAAATCGTCGCCGAGCAACTGGGCGTGAAGGAAGAGGAAGTGACTAACGAGAAGTCCTTCGTCGATGACCTGGGTGCCGATTCGCTTGACACCGTTGAGCTGGTGATGGCTCTGGAAGAGGAATTCGAGACCGAAATCCCTGACGAAGAAGCCGAGAAAATCACTACCGTTCAAGCCGCTATCGACTACGTCAACAGCCACAAGGCCTAA
- a CDS encoding DUF1285 domain-containing protein has protein sequence MSDSGKANDLLAQIPKAKGLPPVHLWNPDFCGDIDMRIARDGTWYYLGTPIGRKPMVRLFSTIIRRDGDDYFLITPVEKVGIRVDDAPFVAVALEVLGEGEQQVLRFTSNVEDQVDAGPDNPLRVVIDPVTQEPSPYVLMRSNLEALIHRNVFYQLVELAVAREIDGEEWLGVWSQGVFYPIGRSS, from the coding sequence ATGAGTGATTCCGGCAAGGCCAATGATCTTCTGGCACAGATCCCCAAGGCCAAGGGCCTGCCGCCGGTGCATCTGTGGAACCCGGATTTTTGCGGTGACATCGATATGCGCATTGCCCGCGATGGCACCTGGTATTACCTGGGCACGCCGATCGGGCGCAAACCGATGGTGCGGTTGTTTTCCACGATCATTCGCCGCGATGGCGATGACTACTTCCTGATTACCCCGGTAGAAAAGGTTGGCATCCGCGTCGACGATGCCCCATTTGTGGCCGTGGCTCTGGAGGTGCTGGGGGAGGGGGAGCAGCAGGTGCTGCGCTTCACCAGCAATGTCGAGGACCAGGTTGACGCCGGGCCGGACAACCCTTTGCGTGTGGTCATCGACCCGGTGACGCAGGAGCCATCGCCCTATGTGCTGATGCGCAGCAACCTTGAGGCGCTGATTCACCGCAATGTTTTCTATCAGTTGGTAGAGCTGGCGGTGGCGCGTGAAATCGACGGCGAGGAATGGCTGGGGGTCTGGAGCCAAGGCGTGTTCTACCCGATTGGGCGTAGCAGCTGA
- a CDS encoding TetR/AcrR family transcriptional regulator — protein sequence MQKEPRKVREFRRREQEILDTALKLFLEQGEDSVTVEMIADAVGIGKGTIYKHFKSKAEIYLRLMLDYERDLNELLHSADVDRDKEALSRAYFEFRMRDPQRYRLFDRLEEKVVKGNQVPEMVEQLHSIRASNFDRLTQLIKGRISEGKLEDVPPYFHYCAAWALVHGAVALYHSPFWSNVLEDQEGFFQFLMDIGVRMGNKRKRDPEPTN from the coding sequence ATGCAGAAAGAACCTCGTAAGGTCCGTGAGTTTCGCCGTCGCGAACAGGAAATCCTCGACACCGCGCTCAAGCTGTTTCTCGAACAGGGTGAGGACAGCGTCACTGTCGAAATGATCGCCGACGCCGTGGGTATCGGCAAAGGCACGATCTACAAGCATTTCAAGTCAAAGGCGGAAATCTACCTGCGCCTGATGCTCGACTATGAGCGCGACCTGAACGAACTGTTGCACTCGGCCGACGTCGACCGTGACAAGGAAGCCCTGTCACGCGCCTACTTCGAGTTCCGCATGCGCGACCCGCAACGTTACCGGTTGTTCGATCGCCTGGAAGAGAAGGTGGTCAAGGGCAACCAGGTGCCGGAAATGGTCGAGCAACTGCACAGTATCCGTGCCTCCAACTTCGATCGCCTGACTCAGCTGATCAAGGGCCGCATCAGCGAAGGCAAGCTCGAAGACGTACCGCCGTATTTCCATTACTGCGCCGCCTGGGCGCTGGTGCACGGCGCCGTTGCGCTGTACCACTCGCCGTTCTGGAGCAATGTGCTTGAGGATCAGGAAGGTTTCTTCCAGTTCCTGATGGACATCGGTGTGCGCATGGGCAACAAACGCAAACGCGATCCGGAACCGACGAACTGA
- the tmk gene encoding dTMP kinase — protein MSGLFITLEGPEGAGKSTNRDYLAARLREQGLDVVLTREPGGTPLAEKVRELLLAPTDESMAADTELLLVFAARAQHLAQVIRPALARGAVVLCDRFTDATYAYQGGGRGLLVERIATLEQFVQGDLRPDLTLVFDLPVEVGLARAAARGRLDRFEQEGQAFFEAVRQAYLQRAQREPQRYSLLDAAQSLEAVQRAIDVLLPAIVERCRG, from the coding sequence GTGAGCGGCTTGTTTATTACGCTGGAAGGCCCCGAAGGTGCGGGCAAGAGCACCAACCGCGACTACCTGGCTGCACGCTTGCGCGAGCAGGGCCTGGATGTCGTGCTGACCCGTGAGCCGGGTGGTACGCCGCTGGCCGAAAAAGTGCGCGAGCTGCTGCTGGCCCCCACCGATGAAAGCATGGCGGCCGACACCGAACTGTTGCTGGTGTTCGCGGCGCGCGCCCAACACCTCGCGCAGGTAATCCGCCCGGCGCTGGCCCGCGGCGCCGTGGTGCTGTGTGACCGCTTCACCGACGCTACCTATGCCTATCAGGGCGGTGGGCGCGGTTTGTTGGTCGAGCGCATCGCCACCCTGGAGCAATTCGTCCAGGGTGACCTGCGCCCGGACCTGACCTTGGTTTTCGACCTGCCAGTGGAAGTGGGCTTGGCCCGTGCTGCCGCCCGCGGCCGCCTGGACCGTTTCGAGCAGGAGGGCCAGGCGTTCTTCGAAGCTGTACGCCAGGCTTACCTGCAGCGCGCCCAGCGCGAGCCGCAGCGCTACAGCCTGCTCGATGCCGCACAATCGCTGGAGGCCGTGCAGCGCGCTATCGATGTGCTACTCCCGGCGATTGTGGAGCGTTGCCGTGGCTGA
- a CDS encoding TatD family hydrolase yields the protein MLVDSHCHLDRLDLSAHQGSLDAALQAARERGVGHFLCIGVSAENAGAVKALSEQYADVDCSVGVHPLDLAPGETPALEWLLRELAHPHVVAIGETGLDYHYEPEAAELQQASFRLHLEASRQTGKPVIVHTRAARADTLALLREANLPQAGVLHCFTEDWEMAKAALDLGYYISLSGIVTFRNADALREVARQVPVDRLLVETDSPYLAPIPYRGKPNLPQYVREVAEYVASLRGASYDQLAEQTTANFKRLFPLARVA from the coding sequence ATGCTCGTAGATTCCCATTGCCACCTCGACCGTCTTGACCTGAGCGCCCACCAGGGCTCCCTCGATGCCGCTTTGCAGGCAGCGCGTGAGCGTGGGGTCGGTCATTTTCTGTGTATTGGCGTCAGTGCCGAAAACGCCGGTGCCGTGAAGGCGTTGAGCGAGCAGTACGCCGATGTCGATTGCTCGGTGGGCGTGCACCCGCTTGACCTGGCGCCGGGTGAAACCCCGGCGCTGGAATGGTTGCTGCGCGAACTGGCCCACCCCCATGTGGTGGCGATAGGCGAAACCGGGCTGGATTACCACTATGAGCCGGAAGCTGCCGAGCTGCAGCAGGCTTCGTTCCGCCTGCACCTGGAAGCCTCGCGGCAGACCGGCAAGCCGGTCATCGTGCACACCCGGGCGGCACGTGCCGATACCCTGGCGCTGCTGCGTGAAGCCAACCTGCCACAGGCTGGCGTGCTGCATTGCTTCACCGAAGACTGGGAGATGGCCAAGGCCGCGCTGGACCTGGGGTATTACATCTCGCTGTCTGGCATCGTAACCTTCCGCAACGCCGATGCCCTGCGTGAAGTGGCTCGGCAGGTGCCGGTCGATCGTTTGCTGGTCGAGACCGATTCGCCGTATCTGGCACCCATTCCGTACCGTGGCAAGCCGAACCTTCCGCAGTATGTACGGGAAGTGGCTGAGTATGTGGCTTCGTTGCGGGGCGCCAGTTATGACCAACTGGCTGAGCAGACTACTGCCAACTTCAAGCGGTTGTTCCCGTTGGCGCGGGTGGCCTGA